A genomic stretch from Bradyrhizobium sp. 195 includes:
- a CDS encoding MFS transporter has translation MTDRIEPQTFSADGITAPLRYAAFRRIWLAGLLANLGFLIQGVGAAWTMTQMTSSAGKVALVQTALSLPVMLISMPAGAIADMHDRRIVILIALSIELCGAIALIVLDWTRLTTPELLLVLCFMFGSGVALRGPAWQSSVSEQVSADTLPAAIALNGISYNIARSVGPAIGGIVVAMAGAVAAFSLNALLYLPLIAALFLWKRVIEPSRLPREQLSRAIVSGVRYITNSPSIKVVLTRTMVTGVIGGSVPSLMPLVARDLLHGGPQTYGIMLGAFGVGAVIGALFISEVRKRMNGEAAVRACTLSMAGATATLALSHEPLLSAAALVLAGAVWVIAVTLLNIAIQLSAPRWVAGRALAAYQAAGSGGVAIGSWGWGRLTDVAGVETALLVSSALMLLSPLIGLWLGMPRIDGSGEDGEALADPEVRLGLTGRSGPLVVEIEYRVAQENARPFHNIMQEVQLLRQRNGAYGWSIARDIANPELWTERYHCPTWLDYLRQRNRSTQSERVLDQQAAAFHIGAEPVRVRRMLERPFGSVRWRDDVPGRAADELVPGGYNSGRKP, from the coding sequence GTGACCGATCGAATCGAGCCCCAGACGTTCAGCGCCGATGGCATAACCGCTCCGCTTCGCTATGCGGCCTTCAGGCGAATATGGCTTGCCGGCCTGCTTGCCAATCTCGGCTTTCTGATCCAGGGAGTCGGTGCAGCGTGGACGATGACGCAAATGACATCGTCGGCGGGCAAAGTTGCGCTGGTGCAGACGGCACTTTCGTTGCCTGTTATGCTGATTTCAATGCCGGCTGGCGCTATTGCAGATATGCATGATCGCCGCATCGTTATACTAATTGCGCTCTCCATTGAGCTCTGTGGCGCAATCGCGCTAATCGTTCTTGATTGGACGCGTCTCACCACGCCGGAGCTGTTGCTTGTCTTGTGCTTTATGTTCGGCAGCGGCGTGGCATTGAGGGGACCTGCCTGGCAATCCTCTGTCAGCGAGCAGGTGTCGGCCGATACGCTGCCCGCGGCCATTGCGCTCAACGGCATCAGCTACAACATCGCGCGCAGCGTCGGACCTGCGATCGGCGGCATTGTGGTTGCAATGGCTGGAGCAGTCGCAGCGTTTTCGCTCAACGCGTTGCTCTATCTGCCGCTGATTGCGGCGCTGTTCCTCTGGAAACGTGTGATCGAGCCGTCGCGGTTGCCGCGCGAGCAGCTGAGCCGGGCCATTGTCTCGGGTGTGCGCTACATTACCAATTCGCCGTCTATCAAGGTTGTGCTAACGCGCACCATGGTAACTGGCGTCATCGGTGGTTCGGTTCCGTCGCTCATGCCGCTGGTTGCGCGCGACCTCTTGCATGGGGGTCCGCAGACTTACGGTATCATGCTCGGCGCGTTTGGCGTCGGGGCCGTAATCGGAGCCCTTTTTATCAGCGAAGTACGAAAGCGCATGAACGGCGAAGCCGCTGTGCGTGCCTGCACCCTCTCTATGGCGGGCGCGACTGCAACGCTGGCACTGAGCCACGAGCCGCTTCTAAGCGCGGCCGCATTGGTTTTAGCTGGCGCGGTGTGGGTCATAGCGGTGACGCTGCTCAATATTGCCATACAGCTATCCGCGCCGCGTTGGGTCGCGGGCCGTGCGCTTGCGGCCTACCAAGCTGCGGGTTCAGGCGGCGTAGCAATCGGCAGCTGGGGCTGGGGTCGCCTGACCGATGTCGCTGGCGTCGAGACTGCGCTTCTGGTTTCCTCCGCGCTCATGCTGCTCTCCCCGCTTATTGGGCTCTGGTTGGGTATGCCGCGCATCGACGGAAGCGGCGAGGACGGAGAGGCATTGGCGGATCCCGAAGTACGGCTCGGGCTCACCGGTCGCAGTGGGCCGCTTGTTGTCGAGATCGAATATCGTGTCGCGCAGGAGAACGCGCGCCCATTTCACAACATAATGCAGGAGGTTCAGCTCTTACGCCAACGTAACGGCGCTTACGGCTGGTCGATTGCGCGAGACATCGCCAATCCCGAACTGTGGACCGAGCGTTATCACTGTCCGACGTGGCTCGACTATTTGCGCCAACGCAACCGCTCGACCCAGTCAGAACGCGTGCTTGATCAGCAAGCGGCGGCTTTCCACATTGGCGCTGAGCCTGTGCGAGTTCGCCGGATGTTGGAGCGCCCGTTCGGATCGGTGCGATGGAGGGATGACGTGCCGGGCCGCGCCGCGGACGAGCTCGTGCCCGGTGGCTACAATAGCGGCCGTAAACCTTAG
- a CDS encoding phosphotriesterase family protein, producing MMVQTVTGPIPAERLGRTLMHEHLFIAFPGAAFDPLAKFDCAEFTKDAVLRLLKLRSEHGVRTLVDPCPIELGRDVTLMKEISEQSGMQIVCTTGFYYEKMGLPSYWRARSVDEIAELYVSEITNGIGDTGVKAGAIKVSTGAPTIAEQEMRFVSAACIAQKATGVPIITHTTMGCQGPEQQQLFAEAGIAARHCLIGHSCCNDDPAYHRRIVDAGSYIGFDQIGMFYYRTDEIRADNLVKLVRDGFRAQLMMSMDRFCARLGKFSFHATPEYTAKVEYLKSQGLYQAYSYMFTDFIPMLRARGVSQADIDSILEDNPRRFFAGDEIAT from the coding sequence ATGATGGTGCAGACGGTGACAGGGCCGATCCCCGCGGAGCGCCTAGGTCGAACTCTGATGCATGAGCATCTTTTCATTGCCTTTCCCGGCGCCGCATTCGATCCGCTCGCCAAATTCGACTGCGCGGAATTTACTAAAGACGCGGTCCTGCGGCTGTTGAAATTGCGCTCCGAGCACGGCGTGCGCACCTTGGTCGACCCGTGTCCCATTGAACTAGGCCGCGACGTCACATTGATGAAGGAGATCTCCGAACAATCCGGCATGCAAATCGTCTGCACAACTGGTTTTTACTATGAGAAAATGGGGCTTCCAAGCTATTGGCGCGCACGTAGCGTTGATGAAATAGCCGAGCTTTACGTCAGCGAGATCACTAATGGGATCGGAGACACTGGTGTGAAGGCAGGCGCAATCAAGGTCTCAACGGGCGCGCCCACGATCGCAGAACAAGAAATGAGATTCGTCTCAGCCGCTTGCATCGCACAAAAAGCGACTGGCGTGCCGATCATTACCCACACCACAATGGGCTGTCAGGGACCGGAACAACAGCAGCTGTTCGCCGAAGCCGGCATTGCTGCCCGTCACTGTCTCATCGGCCATAGTTGCTGCAATGATGATCCGGCTTACCATCGCCGCATTGTAGACGCTGGCTCTTATATAGGTTTCGATCAAATCGGGATGTTCTACTATCGGACGGACGAGATACGCGCAGACAACTTGGTGAAGCTCGTGCGCGATGGCTTTCGCGCGCAGCTCATGATGAGTATGGACCGCTTCTGCGCCAGACTCGGCAAGTTCAGCTTCCATGCTACCCCGGAGTATACAGCAAAAGTTGAATACCTGAAGTCGCAAGGGCTCTACCAGGCCTACAGCTACATGTTCACCGACTTCATTCCGATGCTGCGCGCGCGGGGTGTGAGCCAGGCGGACATTGACTCGATCTTGGAGGACAACCCTCGCCGATTCTTTGCCGGCGACGAGATAGCCACGTAG
- a CDS encoding SDR family NAD(P)-dependent oxidoreductase gives MWANQVAVVTGGSRGIGRAIALLLASRGAAVCVTYTERADAAEYVATEIRASGGRVMVVCADVTDVASVQATIEQTETELGPVTILVNNAGVLYQATLDTVDCNKFDSMRRVNADGIVHTTRAVMASMRAGRYGRIINITSVAAIGSTLAGNAFYAATKAEALILTRRFAMELGSHGITVNAVAPGFIRTDMTRGRIHGQPWDSIEKHVRERTILGRIGEPDDVANAVAFLAAPEAGWLTAQMLVVDGGRMDYLGSG, from the coding sequence ATGTGGGCAAATCAAGTGGCTGTGGTCACAGGCGGTTCCAGGGGTATCGGACGAGCAATCGCGCTCTTGCTGGCTAGCCGGGGAGCTGCCGTGTGTGTAACCTATACAGAGCGTGCCGACGCGGCGGAATACGTTGCGACGGAGATTAGGGCTTCTGGTGGTCGGGTGATGGTCGTGTGCGCGGACGTGACAGATGTTGCATCGGTTCAGGCGACGATCGAGCAGACGGAGACGGAGCTCGGTCCGGTTACGATCCTCGTAAACAACGCCGGTGTGCTGTATCAGGCGACGCTCGACACCGTTGACTGCAACAAGTTTGACTCCATGCGTCGAGTCAATGCAGACGGCATTGTTCACACAACTCGCGCCGTAATGGCGAGCATGCGTGCAGGTCGATATGGCCGGATTATTAATATAACATCAGTCGCCGCGATTGGGTCAACGCTCGCCGGAAACGCGTTCTATGCTGCTACTAAAGCAGAGGCGCTGATTCTGACTCGGCGGTTCGCTATGGAGTTGGGGAGCCATGGTATTACCGTAAACGCCGTTGCGCCAGGCTTCATCCGCACAGACATGACGCGAGGACGAATTCACGGCCAACCATGGGATTCGATTGAGAAGCACGTCCGCGAGCGGACCATCTTAGGGCGGATTGGGGAGCCCGATGATGTTGCGAATGCCGTAGCTTTCTTGGCAGCTCCTGAGGCAGGCTGGCTGACAGCTCAGATGCTGGTCGTAGACGGCGGACGAATGGATTATCTTGGGTCGGGTTGA
- the tnpA gene encoding IS66-like element accessory protein TnpA, which produces MEPVRRLEVFTGAGRRRKWSDEDKARIVAEIETSGESVCAVARRHGLSPQQLFGWRRLLREAAARQSEAEELQFVPAVVDVDASTPALRRRRKAPRCKSEADVGMIEVEVDGVTIRASRGADANTIAAIVRALKASR; this is translated from the coding sequence ATGGAGCCGGTCCGGCGGCTGGAAGTCTTCACTGGAGCTGGTCGGCGGCGGAAGTGGAGCGACGAGGACAAGGCACGGATTGTCGCGGAGATCGAGACGAGTGGGGAGTCAGTCTGTGCCGTGGCTCGGCGCCATGGTCTGTCGCCGCAGCAATTGTTTGGCTGGCGCCGTCTACTGAGAGAAGCTGCGGCCAGGCAATCTGAAGCGGAAGAATTGCAGTTTGTGCCGGCGGTGGTCGATGTGGACGCATCGACGCCCGCGCTTCGCCGGCGGCGCAAAGCACCGCGATGCAAGTCCGAGGCCGATGTCGGAATGATCGAAGTTGAGGTCGACGGGGTGACGATCCGGGCCAGCCGCGGCGCGGACGCCAACACGATCGCAGCCATCGTCCGGGCGCTGAAGGCGAGCCGTTGA
- the tnpA gene encoding IS66-like element accessory protein TnpA has translation MTISRAEVITSVERRRRWSQDEKEQLVAASLEPGASVSEVARMAGLHVSQLFRWRKELCKHGEASIAPFVPVEIGPSVPPREVAEAPLTTTAARRRKSLGIIEIDLGSGHRIRVDGDVDGGALRRVLDALVRR, from the coding sequence ATGACGATTTCGAGGGCGGAGGTGATCACATCGGTCGAGCGGCGGCGCCGGTGGTCGCAGGATGAGAAGGAACAGCTTGTTGCAGCATCGCTCGAGCCCGGAGCCAGTGTTTCCGAGGTGGCTCGCATGGCTGGCCTTCATGTAAGCCAGCTGTTCAGGTGGCGCAAAGAGCTTTGCAAGCACGGTGAAGCGAGTATAGCGCCGTTCGTGCCGGTCGAGATTGGGCCGTCTGTGCCGCCGCGGGAGGTGGCCGAAGCGCCGCTGACGACGACGGCGGCGCGTCGACGGAAGAGCCTGGGCATTATCGAGATAGATCTTGGTAGCGGGCACCGCATCCGGGTCGATGGCGACGTTGATGGAGGCGCACTACGTCGCGTCCTCGATGCTTTGGTACGCCGATGA
- the tnpC gene encoding IS66 family transposase, whose product MISKPDDLPSDLVSALAALQAEREARLRAEAVAASARAELSDNEALIAHLELRIEKLKRELYGPRSERTARLLEQLELELEELVTTASEDELAAQAAAAKTQNVRPFMRKRPVRKPWPDDIERERVVIEAPTSCACCGGSRLAKIGEDVTKTLEEIPRRFKLIETVREKFTCRDCEKISQPPAPFHATPRGFIGPQLLATILFDKFGMHIPLNRQSARFKAEGIDLPLSTLADQVGHGTFAVMPLFYLIERHVLAAERLHGDDTTIRILAKGKCKTGRIWTYVRDDRPFAGRAPPAAVYYASSDRRGEHPQKHLAAFAGILQADCYNGFEPLFDPQKKAMPITPAFCLAHARRGFFELADIEKNAREGKKGKPVSPIALEAVRRLDALFEIERAINGCGADERRAMRQEKSKPLLEDMHAWLLRVRETLSRSSEVLKPMNYMLRRWADFARFLDDGRICLTNNCAERALRGIALGRRNWTFAGSQRGADRAAIMLTMITTCRLNDVDPKAWLADIVARIADLPASRLHELLPWKWKLPRQADEPNDQQAA is encoded by the coding sequence ATGATATCGAAGCCGGACGACCTTCCATCGGATCTTGTCAGTGCCCTGGCAGCGCTGCAGGCCGAGCGTGAGGCCCGGCTGCGAGCCGAGGCGGTGGCTGCCAGTGCGCGGGCGGAGCTGTCGGACAACGAGGCGCTGATCGCGCATCTCGAGCTGCGGATCGAGAAGCTCAAACGCGAACTGTACGGGCCGCGCTCCGAGCGCACGGCACGGCTGCTCGAGCAGCTGGAGTTGGAGCTCGAAGAACTCGTCACCACGGCGAGCGAGGATGAGCTTGCCGCGCAGGCCGCAGCGGCGAAGACGCAGAACGTCCGCCCCTTCATGCGCAAGCGGCCGGTACGCAAGCCATGGCCGGATGACATCGAACGCGAGCGCGTCGTCATTGAGGCTCCAACGAGCTGTGCCTGCTGCGGTGGATCGCGGCTGGCGAAGATCGGTGAAGATGTGACCAAGACGCTGGAGGAGATCCCGCGCCGCTTCAAGCTGATCGAGACCGTGCGCGAGAAGTTCACCTGTCGCGATTGCGAGAAGATCAGCCAGCCGCCCGCGCCGTTCCATGCCACACCGCGCGGCTTCATCGGCCCACAATTGCTAGCGACGATCCTGTTCGACAAGTTTGGCATGCATATCCCGCTCAACCGCCAGAGTGCACGCTTCAAGGCCGAGGGGATCGACCTGCCGTTGTCGACGCTGGCCGACCAGGTCGGCCACGGGACCTTCGCTGTCATGCCGCTCTTCTACTTGATCGAACGCCATGTACTGGCTGCCGAGCGCCTGCATGGCGACGACACCACCATCCGTATCCTGGCGAAGGGCAAGTGCAAGACCGGGCGGATCTGGACATATGTGCGGGATGACCGGCCCTTCGCCGGGCGTGCGCCGCCGGCGGCGGTCTATTACGCCTCGAGCGACCGTCGAGGCGAGCACCCCCAGAAGCATCTGGCCGCCTTCGCCGGCATCCTGCAAGCCGATTGCTACAACGGCTTCGAGCCGCTGTTCGACCCGCAAAAGAAAGCGATGCCGATCACACCGGCGTTTTGCCTGGCCCATGCGCGGCGGGGCTTCTTCGAGCTGGCTGACATCGAGAAAAATGCCCGGGAAGGTAAGAAGGGCAAACCGGTCTCTCCGATCGCGCTGGAGGCGGTCAGACGCCTCGATGCGTTGTTCGAGATCGAGCGCGCCATCAACGGCTGCGGCGCCGACGAGCGGCGCGCCATGCGCCAGGAAAAGAGCAAGCCGCTGCTCGAGGACATGCACGCCTGGTTGCTGCGTGTGCGCGAAACCCTCTCGCGCTCCTCCGAGGTCCTGAAGCCCATGAATTACATGCTCAGGCGCTGGGCCGACTTTGCCCGCTTCCTCGACGATGGCAGGATCTGCTTGACCAACAATTGTGCTGAGCGCGCATTGAGAGGCATCGCCTTGGGAAGGCGCAACTGGACCTTCGCCGGCAGCCAGCGTGGCGCCGACCGTGCCGCCATCATGCTGACGATGATCACGACCTGTCGCCTCAACGACGTCGATCCCAAGGCCTGGCTCGCCGATATCGTCGCCCGTATCGCCGATCTTCCCGCGTCGCGTCTGCACGAACTGCTGCCCTGGAAATGGAAGCTCCCGCGCCAAGCCGACGAACCCAACGATCAGCAAGCTGCCTAA
- a CDS encoding Lrp/AsnC ligand binding domain-containing protein, producing MRAGAFRSTDRLKKAIKSSVEIVKGFYLTDEVESVLCIIARSMEGYEKFTHRSFNANSDIKTTTTMVIVDRVKVGFAVPIETPSED from the coding sequence ATTCGAGCGGGAGCGTTCAGATCTACTGACAGACTCAAGAAGGCCATCAAATCGTCCGTCGAAATTGTCAAAGGATTTTACCTGACGGACGAGGTCGAGTCCGTCCTCTGCATCATAGCGCGTAGCATGGAGGGCTATGAGAAGTTCACGCATCGCTCCTTCAATGCGAACTCGGACATCAAGACTACCACAACTATGGTCATTGTAGACCGCGTGAAGGTTGGCTTTGCCGTTCCCATTGAAACTCCATCGGAGGATTGA
- the tnpB gene encoding IS66 family insertion sequence element accessory protein TnpB (TnpB, as the term is used for proteins encoded by IS66 family insertion elements, is considered an accessory protein, since TnpC, encoded by a neighboring gene, is a DDE family transposase.): protein MRRGFPSLALQVQEVLRKDPLSGHLFVFRGRRSDLVKVIWHDGQGACLFTKRLERGRFIWPSVAGDAVTISRRR from the coding sequence ATGCGCCGAGGCTTTCCGTCGCTGGCACTCCAGGTCCAGGAGGTGCTGCGCAAGGACCCGCTCAGCGGTCATCTGTTTGTCTTCCGCGGTCGCCGAAGCGATCTTGTGAAGGTGATCTGGCACGATGGCCAGGGAGCATGCCTGTTCACCAAAAGACTGGAGAGAGGGCGGTTCATCTGGCCTTCGGTTGCGGGCGATGCAGTGACGATCTCGCGGCGCAGATGA